A portion of the Sus scrofa isolate TJ Tabasco breed Duroc chromosome 5, Sscrofa11.1, whole genome shotgun sequence genome contains these proteins:
- the PCBP2 gene encoding poly(rC)-binding protein 2 isoform X7, whose translation MDTGVIEGGLNVTLTIRLLMHGKEVGSIIGKKGESVKKMREESGARINISEGNCPERIITLAGPTNAIFKAFAMIIDKLEEDISSSMTNSTAASRPPVTLRLVVPASQCGSLIGKGGCKIKEIRESTGAQVQVAGDMLPNSTERAITIAGIPQSIIECVKQICVVMLETLSQSPPKGVTIPYRPKPSSSPVIFAGGQDRYSTGSDSASFPHTTPSMCLNPDLEGPPLELTKLHQLAMQQSHFPMTHGNTGFSGIESSSPEVKGYWAGLDASAQTTSHELTIPNDLIGCIIGRQGAKINEIRQMSGAQIKIANPVEGSTDRQVTITGSAASISLAQYLINVSLENAKPSSQAASVTIPDHLSINLSQPSTPSSSSSSSTTTPSLATAGTSDAPSSLPNPLPTAPCVSSLLGMKPIPLLALNVVSAAKGTGASATTTTTSAVPCVTNKLKSEKQRFSPY comes from the exons ATGGACACCGGTGTGATTGAAGGTGGATTAAATGTCACTCTCACCATCCGGCTACTTATGCATGGAAAG GAAGTTGGCAGTATCATCGGAAAG AAAGGAGAATCGGTTAAGAAGATGCGAGAGGAG AGTGGTGCACGTATCAACATCTCAGAAGGGAATTGTCCTGAGAGAATTATCACTTTGGCTGGACCCACTAATGCCATCTTCAAAGCCTTTGCTATGATCATTGACAAACTGGAAGAG GACATCAGCAGCTCTATGACCAATAGCACAGCTGCCAGTAGACCCCCAGTCACCCTGAGGCTGGTGGTCCCTGCTAGTCAGTGTGGCTCTCTCATTGGGAAAGGTGGTTGCAAGATCAAAGAGATTCGGGAG AGTACAGGAGCTCAGGTCCAGGTGGCAGGGGACATGCTCCCCAACTCCACTGAGCGGGCCATCACTATTGCTGGCATCCCGCAATCCATCATTGAGTGTGTGAAACAGATCTGCGTGGTCATGTTGGAG actCTCTCCCAGTCCCCCCCGAAGGGCGTGACCATCCCGTACCGGCCCAAGCCGTCCAGTTCTCCGGTCATCTTTGCAGGTGGTCAG GACAGGTACAGCACAGGCAGCGACAGTGCGAGCTTTCCCCACACCACCCCGTCCATGTGCCTCAACCCTGACCTGGAGGGACCACCTCTAGAG TTGACCAAGCTGCACCAGTTGGCAATGCAACAGTCTCATTTTCCCATGacgcatggcaacaccggattcagTG GCATTGAATCCAGCTCTCCAGAGGTGAAAGGCTATTGGg caGGTTTGGATGCATCTGCTCAGACTACTTCTCATGAACTCACCATTCCAAACGAT ttGATTGGCTGCATAATCGGGCGTCAAGGCGCCAAAATCAATGAGATCCGTCAGATGTCTGGGGCGCAGATCAAAATTGCGAACCCAGTGGAAGGATCTACTGATAGGCAGGTTACCATCACTGGATCTGCTGCCAGCATTAGCCTGGCTCAATATCTAATCAATGTCAG TTTAGAAAACGCTAAACCCTCCTCCCAGGCAGCCTCCGTCACGATCCCTGATCACCTCAGCATCAACCTCTCTCAACCCTccaccccttcttcttcttcttcctcctccaccaccaccccctcgCTCGCCACAGCGGGGACCTCCGACGCACCCTCCAGCCTCCCCAACCCTCTTCCGACCGCCCCTTGTGTCTCCAGTCTGCTTGGCATGAAACCCATCCCTCTCCTGGCTCTAAATGTTGTGTCTGCTGCTAAGGGTACCGGGGCTTCagctaccaccaccaccacctctgccGTGCCATGTGTAACTAACAAACTGAAAAGCGAGAAACAGAGATTCTCTCCCTACTGA
- the PCBP2 gene encoding poly(rC)-binding protein 2 isoform X33, giving the protein MDTGVIEGGLNVTLTIRLLMHGKEVGSIIGKKGESVKKMREESGARINISEGNCPERIITLAGPTNAIFKAFAMIIDKLEEDISSSMTNSTAASRPPVTLRLVVPASQCGSLIGKGGCKIKEIRESTGAQVQVAGDMLPNSTERAITIAGIPQSIIECVKQICVVMLESPPKGVTIPYRPKPSSSPVIFAGGQDRYSTGSDSASFPHTTPSMCLNPDLEGPPLELTKLHQLAMQQSHFPMTHGNTGFSGIESSSPEVKGYWGLDASAQTTSHELTIPNDLIGCIIGRQGAKINEIRQMSGAQIKIANPVEGSTDRQVTITGSAASISLAQYLINVRLSSETGGMGSS; this is encoded by the exons ATGGACACCGGTGTGATTGAAGGTGGATTAAATGTCACTCTCACCATCCGGCTACTTATGCATGGAAAG GAAGTTGGCAGTATCATCGGAAAG AAAGGAGAATCGGTTAAGAAGATGCGAGAGGAG AGTGGTGCACGTATCAACATCTCAGAAGGGAATTGTCCTGAGAGAATTATCACTTTGGCTGGACCCACTAATGCCATCTTCAAAGCCTTTGCTATGATCATTGACAAACTGGAAGAG GACATCAGCAGCTCTATGACCAATAGCACAGCTGCCAGTAGACCCCCAGTCACCCTGAGGCTGGTGGTCCCTGCTAGTCAGTGTGGCTCTCTCATTGGGAAAGGTGGTTGCAAGATCAAAGAGATTCGGGAG AGTACAGGAGCTCAGGTCCAGGTGGCAGGGGACATGCTCCCCAACTCCACTGAGCGGGCCATCACTATTGCTGGCATCCCGCAATCCATCATTGAGTGTGTGAAACAGATCTGCGTGGTCATGTTGGAG TCCCCCCCGAAGGGCGTGACCATCCCGTACCGGCCCAAGCCGTCCAGTTCTCCGGTCATCTTTGCAGGTGGTCAG GACAGGTACAGCACAGGCAGCGACAGTGCGAGCTTTCCCCACACCACCCCGTCCATGTGCCTCAACCCTGACCTGGAGGGACCACCTCTAGAG TTGACCAAGCTGCACCAGTTGGCAATGCAACAGTCTCATTTTCCCATGacgcatggcaacaccggattcagTG GCATTGAATCCAGCTCTCCAGAGGTGAAAGGCTATTGGg GTTTGGATGCATCTGCTCAGACTACTTCTCATGAACTCACCATTCCAAACGAT ttGATTGGCTGCATAATCGGGCGTCAAGGCGCCAAAATCAATGAGATCCGTCAGATGTCTGGGGCGCAGATCAAAATTGCGAACCCAGTGGAAGGATCTACTGATAGGCAGGTTACCATCACTGGATCTGCTGCCAGCATTAGCCTGGCTCAATATCTAATCAATGTCAG GCTTTCCTCGGAGACGGGTGGCATGGGGAGCAGCTAG
- the PCBP2 gene encoding poly(rC)-binding protein 2 isoform X1, whose amino-acid sequence MDTGVIEGGLNVTLTIRLLMHGKEVGSIIGKKGESVKKMREESGARINISEGNCPERIITLAGPTNAIFKAFAMIIDKLEEDISSSMTNSTAASRPPVTLRLVVPASQCGSLIGKGGCKIKEIRESTGAQVQVAGDMLPNSTERAITIAGIPQSIIECVKQICVVMLETLSQSPPKGVTIPYRPKPSSSPVIFAGGQDRYSTGSDSASFPHTTPSMCLNPDLEGPPLEAYTIQGQYAIPQPDLTKLHQLAMQQSHFPMTHGNTGFSGIESSSPEVKGYWAGLDASAQTTSHELTIPNDLIGCIIGRQGAKINEIRQMSGAQIKIANPVEGSTDRQVTITGSAASISLAQYLINVSLENAKPSSQAASVTIPDHLSINLSQPSTPSSSSSSSTTTPSLATAGTSDAPSSLPNPLPTAPCVSSLLGMKPIPLLALNVVSAAKGTGASATTTTTSAVPCVTNKLKSEKQRFSPY is encoded by the exons ATGGACACCGGTGTGATTGAAGGTGGATTAAATGTCACTCTCACCATCCGGCTACTTATGCATGGAAAG GAAGTTGGCAGTATCATCGGAAAG AAAGGAGAATCGGTTAAGAAGATGCGAGAGGAG AGTGGTGCACGTATCAACATCTCAGAAGGGAATTGTCCTGAGAGAATTATCACTTTGGCTGGACCCACTAATGCCATCTTCAAAGCCTTTGCTATGATCATTGACAAACTGGAAGAG GACATCAGCAGCTCTATGACCAATAGCACAGCTGCCAGTAGACCCCCAGTCACCCTGAGGCTGGTGGTCCCTGCTAGTCAGTGTGGCTCTCTCATTGGGAAAGGTGGTTGCAAGATCAAAGAGATTCGGGAG AGTACAGGAGCTCAGGTCCAGGTGGCAGGGGACATGCTCCCCAACTCCACTGAGCGGGCCATCACTATTGCTGGCATCCCGCAATCCATCATTGAGTGTGTGAAACAGATCTGCGTGGTCATGTTGGAG actCTCTCCCAGTCCCCCCCGAAGGGCGTGACCATCCCGTACCGGCCCAAGCCGTCCAGTTCTCCGGTCATCTTTGCAGGTGGTCAG GACAGGTACAGCACAGGCAGCGACAGTGCGAGCTTTCCCCACACCACCCCGTCCATGTGCCTCAACCCTGACCTGGAGGGACCACCTCTAGAG GCCTATACCATTCAAGGACAGTATGCCATTCCACAGCCAGAT TTGACCAAGCTGCACCAGTTGGCAATGCAACAGTCTCATTTTCCCATGacgcatggcaacaccggattcagTG GCATTGAATCCAGCTCTCCAGAGGTGAAAGGCTATTGGg caGGTTTGGATGCATCTGCTCAGACTACTTCTCATGAACTCACCATTCCAAACGAT ttGATTGGCTGCATAATCGGGCGTCAAGGCGCCAAAATCAATGAGATCCGTCAGATGTCTGGGGCGCAGATCAAAATTGCGAACCCAGTGGAAGGATCTACTGATAGGCAGGTTACCATCACTGGATCTGCTGCCAGCATTAGCCTGGCTCAATATCTAATCAATGTCAG TTTAGAAAACGCTAAACCCTCCTCCCAGGCAGCCTCCGTCACGATCCCTGATCACCTCAGCATCAACCTCTCTCAACCCTccaccccttcttcttcttcttcctcctccaccaccaccccctcgCTCGCCACAGCGGGGACCTCCGACGCACCCTCCAGCCTCCCCAACCCTCTTCCGACCGCCCCTTGTGTCTCCAGTCTGCTTGGCATGAAACCCATCCCTCTCCTGGCTCTAAATGTTGTGTCTGCTGCTAAGGGTACCGGGGCTTCagctaccaccaccaccacctctgccGTGCCATGTGTAACTAACAAACTGAAAAGCGAGAAACAGAGATTCTCTCCCTACTGA
- the PCBP2 gene encoding poly(rC)-binding protein 2 isoform X2: MDTGVIEGGLNVTLTIRLLMHGKEVGSIIGKKGESVKKMREESGARINISEGNCPERIITLAGPTNAIFKAFAMIIDKLEEDISSSMTNSTAASRPPVTLRLVVPASQCGSLIGKGGCKIKEIRESTGAQVQVAGDMLPNSTERAITIAGIPQSIIECVKQICVVMLETLSQSPPKGVTIPYRPKPSSSPVIFAGGQDRYSTGSDSASFPHTTPSMCLNPDLEGPPLEAYTIQGQYAIPQPDLTKLHQLAMQQSHFPMTHGNTGFSGIESSSPEVKGYWGLDASAQTTSHELTIPNDLIGCIIGRQGAKINEIRQMSGAQIKIANPVEGSTDRQVTITGSAASISLAQYLINVSLENAKPSSQAASVTIPDHLSINLSQPSTPSSSSSSSTTTPSLATAGTSDAPSSLPNPLPTAPCVSSLLGMKPIPLLALNVVSAAKGTGASATTTTTSAVPCVTNKLKSEKQRFSPY, from the exons ATGGACACCGGTGTGATTGAAGGTGGATTAAATGTCACTCTCACCATCCGGCTACTTATGCATGGAAAG GAAGTTGGCAGTATCATCGGAAAG AAAGGAGAATCGGTTAAGAAGATGCGAGAGGAG AGTGGTGCACGTATCAACATCTCAGAAGGGAATTGTCCTGAGAGAATTATCACTTTGGCTGGACCCACTAATGCCATCTTCAAAGCCTTTGCTATGATCATTGACAAACTGGAAGAG GACATCAGCAGCTCTATGACCAATAGCACAGCTGCCAGTAGACCCCCAGTCACCCTGAGGCTGGTGGTCCCTGCTAGTCAGTGTGGCTCTCTCATTGGGAAAGGTGGTTGCAAGATCAAAGAGATTCGGGAG AGTACAGGAGCTCAGGTCCAGGTGGCAGGGGACATGCTCCCCAACTCCACTGAGCGGGCCATCACTATTGCTGGCATCCCGCAATCCATCATTGAGTGTGTGAAACAGATCTGCGTGGTCATGTTGGAG actCTCTCCCAGTCCCCCCCGAAGGGCGTGACCATCCCGTACCGGCCCAAGCCGTCCAGTTCTCCGGTCATCTTTGCAGGTGGTCAG GACAGGTACAGCACAGGCAGCGACAGTGCGAGCTTTCCCCACACCACCCCGTCCATGTGCCTCAACCCTGACCTGGAGGGACCACCTCTAGAG GCCTATACCATTCAAGGACAGTATGCCATTCCACAGCCAGAT TTGACCAAGCTGCACCAGTTGGCAATGCAACAGTCTCATTTTCCCATGacgcatggcaacaccggattcagTG GCATTGAATCCAGCTCTCCAGAGGTGAAAGGCTATTGGg GTTTGGATGCATCTGCTCAGACTACTTCTCATGAACTCACCATTCCAAACGAT ttGATTGGCTGCATAATCGGGCGTCAAGGCGCCAAAATCAATGAGATCCGTCAGATGTCTGGGGCGCAGATCAAAATTGCGAACCCAGTGGAAGGATCTACTGATAGGCAGGTTACCATCACTGGATCTGCTGCCAGCATTAGCCTGGCTCAATATCTAATCAATGTCAG TTTAGAAAACGCTAAACCCTCCTCCCAGGCAGCCTCCGTCACGATCCCTGATCACCTCAGCATCAACCTCTCTCAACCCTccaccccttcttcttcttcttcctcctccaccaccaccccctcgCTCGCCACAGCGGGGACCTCCGACGCACCCTCCAGCCTCCCCAACCCTCTTCCGACCGCCCCTTGTGTCTCCAGTCTGCTTGGCATGAAACCCATCCCTCTCCTGGCTCTAAATGTTGTGTCTGCTGCTAAGGGTACCGGGGCTTCagctaccaccaccaccacctctgccGTGCCATGTGTAACTAACAAACTGAAAAGCGAGAAACAGAGATTCTCTCCCTACTGA
- the PCBP2 gene encoding poly(rC)-binding protein 2 isoform X39, translating to MDTGVIEGGLNVTLTIRLLMHGKEVGSIIGKKGESVKKMREESGARINISEGNCPERIITLAGPTNAIFKAFAMIIDKLEEDISSSMTNSTAASRPPVTLRLVVPASQCGSLIGKGGCKIKEIRESTGAQVQVAGDMLPNSTERAITIAGIPQSIIECVKQICVVMLESPPKGVTIPYRPKPSSSPVIFAGGQAYTIQGQYAIPQPDLTKLHQLAMQQSHFPMTHGNTGFSAGLDASAQTTSHELTIPNDLIGCIIGRQGAKINEIRQMSGAQIKIANPVEGSTDRQVTITGSAASISLAQYLINVRLSSETGGMGSS from the exons ATGGACACCGGTGTGATTGAAGGTGGATTAAATGTCACTCTCACCATCCGGCTACTTATGCATGGAAAG GAAGTTGGCAGTATCATCGGAAAG AAAGGAGAATCGGTTAAGAAGATGCGAGAGGAG AGTGGTGCACGTATCAACATCTCAGAAGGGAATTGTCCTGAGAGAATTATCACTTTGGCTGGACCCACTAATGCCATCTTCAAAGCCTTTGCTATGATCATTGACAAACTGGAAGAG GACATCAGCAGCTCTATGACCAATAGCACAGCTGCCAGTAGACCCCCAGTCACCCTGAGGCTGGTGGTCCCTGCTAGTCAGTGTGGCTCTCTCATTGGGAAAGGTGGTTGCAAGATCAAAGAGATTCGGGAG AGTACAGGAGCTCAGGTCCAGGTGGCAGGGGACATGCTCCCCAACTCCACTGAGCGGGCCATCACTATTGCTGGCATCCCGCAATCCATCATTGAGTGTGTGAAACAGATCTGCGTGGTCATGTTGGAG TCCCCCCCGAAGGGCGTGACCATCCCGTACCGGCCCAAGCCGTCCAGTTCTCCGGTCATCTTTGCAGGTGGTCAG GCCTATACCATTCAAGGACAGTATGCCATTCCACAGCCAGAT TTGACCAAGCTGCACCAGTTGGCAATGCAACAGTCTCATTTTCCCATGacgcatggcaacaccggattcagTG caGGTTTGGATGCATCTGCTCAGACTACTTCTCATGAACTCACCATTCCAAACGAT ttGATTGGCTGCATAATCGGGCGTCAAGGCGCCAAAATCAATGAGATCCGTCAGATGTCTGGGGCGCAGATCAAAATTGCGAACCCAGTGGAAGGATCTACTGATAGGCAGGTTACCATCACTGGATCTGCTGCCAGCATTAGCCTGGCTCAATATCTAATCAATGTCAG GCTTTCCTCGGAGACGGGTGGCATGGGGAGCAGCTAG
- the PCBP2 gene encoding poly(rC)-binding protein 2 isoform X13, with translation MDTGVIEGGLNVTLTIRLLMHGKEVGSIIGKKGESVKKMREESGARINISEGNCPERIITLAGPTNAIFKAFAMIIDKLEEDISSSMTNSTAASRPPVTLRLVVPASQCGSLIGKGGCKIKEIRESTGAQVQVAGDMLPNSTERAITIAGIPQSIIECVKQICVVMLETLSQSPPKGVTIPYRPKPSSSPVIFAGGQAYTIQGQYAIPQPDLTKLHQLAMQQSHFPMTHGNTGFSGIESSSPEVKGYWAGLDASAQTTSHELTIPNDLIGCIIGRQGAKINEIRQMSGAQIKIANPVEGSTDRQVTITGSAASISLAQYLINVSLENAKPSSQAASVTIPDHLSINLSQPSTPSSSSSSSTTTPSLATAGTSDAPSSLPNPLPTAPCVSSLLGMKPIPLLALNVVSAAKGTGASATTTTTSAVPCVTNKLKSEKQRFSPY, from the exons ATGGACACCGGTGTGATTGAAGGTGGATTAAATGTCACTCTCACCATCCGGCTACTTATGCATGGAAAG GAAGTTGGCAGTATCATCGGAAAG AAAGGAGAATCGGTTAAGAAGATGCGAGAGGAG AGTGGTGCACGTATCAACATCTCAGAAGGGAATTGTCCTGAGAGAATTATCACTTTGGCTGGACCCACTAATGCCATCTTCAAAGCCTTTGCTATGATCATTGACAAACTGGAAGAG GACATCAGCAGCTCTATGACCAATAGCACAGCTGCCAGTAGACCCCCAGTCACCCTGAGGCTGGTGGTCCCTGCTAGTCAGTGTGGCTCTCTCATTGGGAAAGGTGGTTGCAAGATCAAAGAGATTCGGGAG AGTACAGGAGCTCAGGTCCAGGTGGCAGGGGACATGCTCCCCAACTCCACTGAGCGGGCCATCACTATTGCTGGCATCCCGCAATCCATCATTGAGTGTGTGAAACAGATCTGCGTGGTCATGTTGGAG actCTCTCCCAGTCCCCCCCGAAGGGCGTGACCATCCCGTACCGGCCCAAGCCGTCCAGTTCTCCGGTCATCTTTGCAGGTGGTCAG GCCTATACCATTCAAGGACAGTATGCCATTCCACAGCCAGAT TTGACCAAGCTGCACCAGTTGGCAATGCAACAGTCTCATTTTCCCATGacgcatggcaacaccggattcagTG GCATTGAATCCAGCTCTCCAGAGGTGAAAGGCTATTGGg caGGTTTGGATGCATCTGCTCAGACTACTTCTCATGAACTCACCATTCCAAACGAT ttGATTGGCTGCATAATCGGGCGTCAAGGCGCCAAAATCAATGAGATCCGTCAGATGTCTGGGGCGCAGATCAAAATTGCGAACCCAGTGGAAGGATCTACTGATAGGCAGGTTACCATCACTGGATCTGCTGCCAGCATTAGCCTGGCTCAATATCTAATCAATGTCAG TTTAGAAAACGCTAAACCCTCCTCCCAGGCAGCCTCCGTCACGATCCCTGATCACCTCAGCATCAACCTCTCTCAACCCTccaccccttcttcttcttcttcctcctccaccaccaccccctcgCTCGCCACAGCGGGGACCTCCGACGCACCCTCCAGCCTCCCCAACCCTCTTCCGACCGCCCCTTGTGTCTCCAGTCTGCTTGGCATGAAACCCATCCCTCTCCTGGCTCTAAATGTTGTGTCTGCTGCTAAGGGTACCGGGGCTTCagctaccaccaccaccacctctgccGTGCCATGTGTAACTAACAAACTGAAAAGCGAGAAACAGAGATTCTCTCCCTACTGA
- the PCBP2 gene encoding poly(rC)-binding protein 2 isoform X16, with translation MDTGVIEGGLNVTLTIRLLMHGKEVGSIIGKKGESVKKMREESGARINISEGNCPERIITLAGPTNAIFKAFAMIIDKLEEDISSSMTNSTAASRPPVTLRLVVPASQCGSLIGKGGCKIKEIRESTGAQVQVAGDMLPNSTERAITIAGIPQSIIECVKQICVVMLETLSQSPPKGVTIPYRPKPSSSPVIFAGGQAYTIQGQYAIPQPDLTKLHQLAMQQSHFPMTHGNTGFSAGLDASAQTTSHELTIPNDLIGCIIGRQGAKINEIRQMSGAQIKIANPVEGSTDRQVTITGSAASISLAQYLINVSLENAKPSSQAASVTIPDHLSINLSQPSTPSSSSSSSTTTPSLATAGTSDAPSSLPNPLPTAPCVSSLLGMKPIPLLALNVVSAAKGTGASATTTTTSAVPCVTNKLKSEKQRFSPY, from the exons ATGGACACCGGTGTGATTGAAGGTGGATTAAATGTCACTCTCACCATCCGGCTACTTATGCATGGAAAG GAAGTTGGCAGTATCATCGGAAAG AAAGGAGAATCGGTTAAGAAGATGCGAGAGGAG AGTGGTGCACGTATCAACATCTCAGAAGGGAATTGTCCTGAGAGAATTATCACTTTGGCTGGACCCACTAATGCCATCTTCAAAGCCTTTGCTATGATCATTGACAAACTGGAAGAG GACATCAGCAGCTCTATGACCAATAGCACAGCTGCCAGTAGACCCCCAGTCACCCTGAGGCTGGTGGTCCCTGCTAGTCAGTGTGGCTCTCTCATTGGGAAAGGTGGTTGCAAGATCAAAGAGATTCGGGAG AGTACAGGAGCTCAGGTCCAGGTGGCAGGGGACATGCTCCCCAACTCCACTGAGCGGGCCATCACTATTGCTGGCATCCCGCAATCCATCATTGAGTGTGTGAAACAGATCTGCGTGGTCATGTTGGAG actCTCTCCCAGTCCCCCCCGAAGGGCGTGACCATCCCGTACCGGCCCAAGCCGTCCAGTTCTCCGGTCATCTTTGCAGGTGGTCAG GCCTATACCATTCAAGGACAGTATGCCATTCCACAGCCAGAT TTGACCAAGCTGCACCAGTTGGCAATGCAACAGTCTCATTTTCCCATGacgcatggcaacaccggattcagTG caGGTTTGGATGCATCTGCTCAGACTACTTCTCATGAACTCACCATTCCAAACGAT ttGATTGGCTGCATAATCGGGCGTCAAGGCGCCAAAATCAATGAGATCCGTCAGATGTCTGGGGCGCAGATCAAAATTGCGAACCCAGTGGAAGGATCTACTGATAGGCAGGTTACCATCACTGGATCTGCTGCCAGCATTAGCCTGGCTCAATATCTAATCAATGTCAG TTTAGAAAACGCTAAACCCTCCTCCCAGGCAGCCTCCGTCACGATCCCTGATCACCTCAGCATCAACCTCTCTCAACCCTccaccccttcttcttcttcttcctcctccaccaccaccccctcgCTCGCCACAGCGGGGACCTCCGACGCACCCTCCAGCCTCCCCAACCCTCTTCCGACCGCCCCTTGTGTCTCCAGTCTGCTTGGCATGAAACCCATCCCTCTCCTGGCTCTAAATGTTGTGTCTGCTGCTAAGGGTACCGGGGCTTCagctaccaccaccaccacctctgccGTGCCATGTGTAACTAACAAACTGAAAAGCGAGAAACAGAGATTCTCTCCCTACTGA
- the PCBP2 gene encoding poly(rC)-binding protein 2 isoform X24: MDTGVIEGGLNVTLTIRLLMHGKEVGSIIGKKGESVKKMREESGARINISEGNCPERIITLAGPTNAIFKAFAMIIDKLEEDISSSMTNSTAASRPPVTLRLVVPASQCGSLIGKGGCKIKEIRESTGAQVQVAGDMLPNSTERAITIAGIPQSIIECVKQICVVMLETLSQSPPKGVTIPYRPKPSSSPVIFAGGQDRYSTGSDSASFPHTTPSMCLNPDLEGPPLEAYTIQGQYAIPQPDLTKLHQLAMQQSHFPMTHGNTGFSGIESSSPEVKGYWAGLDASAQTTSHELTIPNDLIGCIIGRQGAKINEIRQMSGAQIKIANPVEGSTDRQVTITGSAASISLAQYLINVRLSSETGGMGSS, translated from the exons ATGGACACCGGTGTGATTGAAGGTGGATTAAATGTCACTCTCACCATCCGGCTACTTATGCATGGAAAG GAAGTTGGCAGTATCATCGGAAAG AAAGGAGAATCGGTTAAGAAGATGCGAGAGGAG AGTGGTGCACGTATCAACATCTCAGAAGGGAATTGTCCTGAGAGAATTATCACTTTGGCTGGACCCACTAATGCCATCTTCAAAGCCTTTGCTATGATCATTGACAAACTGGAAGAG GACATCAGCAGCTCTATGACCAATAGCACAGCTGCCAGTAGACCCCCAGTCACCCTGAGGCTGGTGGTCCCTGCTAGTCAGTGTGGCTCTCTCATTGGGAAAGGTGGTTGCAAGATCAAAGAGATTCGGGAG AGTACAGGAGCTCAGGTCCAGGTGGCAGGGGACATGCTCCCCAACTCCACTGAGCGGGCCATCACTATTGCTGGCATCCCGCAATCCATCATTGAGTGTGTGAAACAGATCTGCGTGGTCATGTTGGAG actCTCTCCCAGTCCCCCCCGAAGGGCGTGACCATCCCGTACCGGCCCAAGCCGTCCAGTTCTCCGGTCATCTTTGCAGGTGGTCAG GACAGGTACAGCACAGGCAGCGACAGTGCGAGCTTTCCCCACACCACCCCGTCCATGTGCCTCAACCCTGACCTGGAGGGACCACCTCTAGAG GCCTATACCATTCAAGGACAGTATGCCATTCCACAGCCAGAT TTGACCAAGCTGCACCAGTTGGCAATGCAACAGTCTCATTTTCCCATGacgcatggcaacaccggattcagTG GCATTGAATCCAGCTCTCCAGAGGTGAAAGGCTATTGGg caGGTTTGGATGCATCTGCTCAGACTACTTCTCATGAACTCACCATTCCAAACGAT ttGATTGGCTGCATAATCGGGCGTCAAGGCGCCAAAATCAATGAGATCCGTCAGATGTCTGGGGCGCAGATCAAAATTGCGAACCCAGTGGAAGGATCTACTGATAGGCAGGTTACCATCACTGGATCTGCTGCCAGCATTAGCCTGGCTCAATATCTAATCAATGTCAG GCTTTCCTCGGAGACGGGTGGCATGGGGAGCAGCTAG